The Fusarium poae strain DAOMC 252244 chromosome 2, whole genome shotgun sequence nucleotide sequence GAACAACATGGCGGAGGGCTGATGAATGGTGCAGAGAATAGCTTGGCCGGCGTTTGTCAACTTCTCAAGAAGATCCAAAATAGCCCAAGAGGTTTGAGAGTCAAGACCAGAGGTAGGCTCATCAACGAACAACAGCAGAGGAGGCTTGGCAGCAAGTTCGACACCGATAGTAAGACGCTTACGTTGCTCAACGTTGAGACCTTCACCAGGAACACCAACGACAGCGTCGGCATATTCTTCCATATCGAGCAGCTTGATGACCTGCTCGACATAGTCGAGCTTCTCCTGCTTGGGGACGTGAGCGGGCTGGCGGAGGAGGGCACTGAAGTTGAGGGCTTCTCGGACGGTTGAAGTCTGAAGATGCAGATCCTGTTGCTGAACATAACCGGTCTTGCGCTGGAAGGACATGTCTCGGGGGTTACCGTCAACCAACATCTCGCCTGTGATAACACCCATAGAAGTACGATCGGCCAAACAATCCAAAAGAGTGGTTTTACCAGCACCAGAAACACCCATAAGGGCAGTCAAAGTACCGGGCTTGACCCAACCGTCAACGTGATCCAAAATGCGGCGAGTTTcgtccttgatcttgacttcATAGCAGACATCGTGCCACTGGAAAACAGAGGTCTGTTCCTGAAGCATACCACCAGGTTGCTTCGTTCCACTAGCTCGGCTGCGGGTGCGCTCGGCAGTAACCATAGGACCGATGTGAGCCATGGCAGCCTCAGGGTCGCTGTGCTTCTTCTCAGCGTTGGCAACAGCGGCAGGCTTGTGGCCACGTCGGTAAACCAAAACTTCACCCTTGGACTTCTTCTCAGAAACAAGTTCGGCAGCAGTCATGTAGGTAATAGTGAAGAGAACGATCCAAGCAATGACAACACCAAAGTTGCGCCAGCGGTTCTCCCACTTGTAGCCGAATTGCAACTCAGCGTATCGGTCACCATTGACAGCAGACTTTCCAGGTTCGGCACCGACAGCACTGCAAACGCGGCTATCCTGAGGAACATTCTCGTAACCCTGGATTGGGCTGGGAATGAACTGGTTGCACTCGTAATCTCGGTTGTGGAACTCGTTGACAACAACAGCCTCGAAAGCGTAGGCGATAGGATCAATGTAGTAGAGCCACTTGCACCATCCGAGCATGTAACGCTTAGGAATGACGAAACCAGTAAAGATGACGAGATCCAGAATCAGGATAGCGGCGGGGACAAGAGCCTGGAAGAGACTGCGAGTAGCGGAGGCGATGGTGCGGAAGATCATGGACATGACCAAAACGACAACGAAGGACatcaggatgaagaagaagaatgcGCCCGGTTCTCGTTTCAGGTTTGTCATGAAATAAAGCGTAATGTTGAAGACGATCGTATTGGCGACTTTGTACGGTAAATCACAAAGCATCGACGCGATGGCCTCGGCTGACGGATGATAAAGTGCATACCGACTATGTTTTTCCACAATCGGACGTTGCGCGTACAGGGCCAAGATCTATTCATAGTTAGCATTGATCATGAGTCGAAAATTCTGTAAACTTACCTCGAGAGCACTAGCGAAAGCGTTCATCAAAACAGCAAAGAAGAGGAGAGCACCACGCTGGAAGAAACTGCTTGAAGTCTCATCCAGGTTATAGAAGACGGAACCGATAATAAGAGCCATGACAAAGTTACCAATAAGAGAACCAACTGTGATACCAGGGTCACCCTTGAGTCGCAGCCATCCACGCCACAGACAAAGCTGGATCTGCTGCATGTAGGAGAGGGTGTAGGGAGACTTGGGGCGTTGGCGCTTAGCCTGCTGGGCCTGCTTGGAGGCACGGAAAGCCTCGGCATCAGGACCGTTGATGGGGTGAGCAACCTTGTAGTTCTCAATTTCGACTTGAAGAGCAGCATACTCGGCGCTGTTCTTCCAGGCAGTCGCAAACTCATCGGGAGTGCGGGGAACCTTGCCCTTGAATCCGTCTCGCACGATTCGCTCGTTGGGAGCAGTCATGGAAGTGAGGAAATCAGGAGTGGTCTGGCGAGCAGGGCACTCGAAACCCAGGTTAACAAAGTACTCCTTGGCAGCATCGGCACGACCAAAGAAGATTTGGCGACCCTCGTAGATGACGGTGGCCTTGTCGAACAGGTCGTAGGCGCTTTGAGGAGATTGGTAGATGGACACAACAGCGGTGTTGTTGAAGAGTTCGGTTTGCAGACGGAGGGTTTTGCAAAATTCGATGGCGTTGGCAGAGTCGAGACCTCGAGTAGAGTTATCCCAGCACTGCAGAGGAGCTCCAGACAGGGCAGCCTCAGAAATGGTGACACGCTTGCGCTCACCACCAGAGACACCACGGATGTACTCATTACCGACGCGGGTGTTGACGGTGTGAGAAATACC carries:
- the ZRA1_1 gene encoding ZEB2-regulated ABC transporter 1 (TransMembrane:13 (o527-547i559-581o601-623i635-658o664-686i774-794o1202-1223i1235-1254o1274-1302i1323-1347o1353-1371i1383-1403o1478-1496i)~BUSCO:874at5125), yielding MSALYGINANNDATAARQGAPGAGSTGNNVPLADHKNSTDEAINEKPPTSSPADTLGKGDDEDDSEMERRTSIVQALARSYSHASANHPGGQNPFQAGEDSPLNPNSANFNAREWAKSVVELVRQDGHSFRSAGVCYQNLNVYGYGGASDYQADVGNVWLGLQDVIGKVTGKKQQRIDILRNFDGVVHAGEMLVVLGPPGAGCSTTLKTIAGELNGIYVDDGSYFNYQGLSAKEMHSHHRGEAIYTAEIDVHFPMLSVGDTLTFAARARQPRELPQGLNRNDFADHLRDVVMAMFGISHTVNTRVGNEYIRGVSGGERKRVTISEAALSGAPLQCWDNSTRGLDSANAIEFCKTLRLQTELFNNTAVVSIYQSPQSAYDLFDKATVIYEGRQIFFGRADAAKEYFVNLGFECPARQTTPDFLTSMTAPNERIVRDGFKGKVPRTPDEFATAWKNSAEYAALQVEIENYKVAHPINGPDAEAFRASKQAQQAKRQRPKSPYTLSYMQQIQLCLWRGWLRLKGDPGITVGSLIGNFVMALIIGSVFYNLDETSSSFFQRGALLFFAVLMNAFASALEILALYAQRPIVEKHSRYALYHPSAEAIASMLCDLPYKVANTIVFNITLYFMTNLKREPGAFFFFILMSFVVVLVMSMIFRTIASATRSLFQALVPAAILILDLVIFTGFVIPKRYMLGWCKWLYYIDPIAYAFEAVVVNEFHNRDYECNQFIPSPIQGYENVPQDSRVCSAVGAEPGKSAVNGDRYAELQFGYKWENRWRNFGVVIAWIVLFTITYMTAAELVSEKKSKGEVLVYRRGHKPAAVANAEKKHSDPEAAMAHIGPMVTAERTRSRASGTKQPGGMLQEQTSVFQWHDVCYEVKIKDETRRILDHVDGWVKPGTLTALMGVSGAGKTTLLDCLADRTSMGVITGEMLVDGNPRDMSFQRKTGYVQQQDLHLQTSTVREALNFSALLRQPAHVPKQEKLDYVEQVIKLLDMEEYADAVVGVPGEGLNVEQRKRLTIGVELAAKPPLLLFVDEPTSGLDSQTSWAILDLLEKLTNAGQAILCTIHQPSAMLFQRFDRLLFLAKGGKTVYFGDIGSNSATMTSYFERMSGHKCPPEANPAEWMLEVIGAAPGSHTDLDWFQTWRDSPEYREVQTELERIKTEKQGVEDTDVDDGSYREFAAPFMVQLKEVLYRVFQQYWRTPVYIYSKAALCSLVALFIGFVFFKAPNTIQGLQNQMFAIFNLLTIFGQLVQQSMPQFVIQRSLYEVRERPSKVYSWKIFMLSQLIVELPWNSLMAVIMYCGWYYPVGLYQNASDAGQTTERGALMFLFLLAFLLFTATFSTMIIAGFETAEGGANVANLLFMLCLIFCGVLAPKDTLPGFWTFMNYVSPFTYLVAGMLATGVANTDVTCASNELVPLQPPNGSTCIEYMGDYISQIGGYFVDPDATQNCEYCSISKTNTYLAGVNIDYNDRWRNFGLLWVYIVFNMAAALFIYWLARMPKKTFKKKKAKKA